A window of the Brassica napus cultivar Da-Ae chromosome C5, Da-Ae, whole genome shotgun sequence genome harbors these coding sequences:
- the LOC106435958 gene encoding nuclear exosome regulator NRDE2-like produces MEPNKNFRRIRLSASSREAVDSSFDRFIPLEEGEAVLESEEEDVSVMGTSWEDEVLNKTREFNRQTRERPHDEKAWLAFADFQDKVSSMLSQKGVRLQTLDKKISILEKAFELNPYSEELLLALLKAYQSRDSADVLISRWEKALMQNSSSYRLWREFLGVVQGEFSRFKVSEVRKMYSYAIQALFSACSKRHRQMDATSEPLDSTLIQHELFLVDMLVSLCRFEWQAGYRELATALFQAEMEYSIFSPSLLLSEQSKLRLFAHFWSSNGARVGEEGAFGWSLWLEKEEEQRQKMLKEESSDDNDVGGWTGWTEQLSDRKEDSSIATANPGEGDVNQEGLDEEMEDEDSRPEDDTEAMLKLLGIDVNTAASDEVKDTSTWVKWFEEEVSRDQNQWMPTRKAGIYLYVYHY; encoded by the exons TGATCGTTTCATTCCTCTGGAGGAAGGTGAAGCTGTTCTAGAAAGCGAAGAGGAAGATGTTTCAGTGATGGGAACGTCATGGGAGGATGAGGTGTTGAATAAAACCCGAGAGTTCAACAGACAGACGAGGGAACGTCCCCATGATGAAAAGGCTTGGCTGGCATTTGCTGATTTTCAAGACAAGGTTTCGAGTATGCTGTCTCAGAAAGGTGTTCGCTTGCAGACTTTGGATAAGAAGATTAGTATACTTGAGAAGGCCTTTGAATTGAACCCATATAGCGAAGAACTGTTACTTGCGCTTCTCAAGGCGTACCAAAGCAGAGACAGCGCAGATGTACTAATCAGTAGGTGGGAAAAGGCACTTATGCAGAATTCCTCGAGCTACAGGCTATGGAGGGAGTTTCTAGGTGTTGTTCAAGGGGAGTTCTCCAGATTTAAAGTATCAGAAGTGAGGAAGATGTATTCTTATGCAATTCAGGCACTCTTTTCTGCTTGCAGCAAGCGACATAGGCAG ATGGATGCAACATCTGAACCATTGGATTCTACTCTCATCCAGCATGAACTTTTTCTAGTGGATATGCTAGTTAGCCTCTGCAGGTTTGAATGGCAGGCTGGTTACCGGGAGCTGGCCACAGCGTTATTTCAAGCTGAAATGGAATATAGCATCTTTTCTCCATCTTTGTTGCTAAGTGAACAGAGTAAACTAAGACTGTTTGCGCACTTTTGGAGCAGTAATGGTGCTAGAGTTGGAGAAGAAGGAGCTTTTGGATGGTCTTTGTGGTTGGAGAAAGAGGAGGAACAAAGGCAAAAAATGTTGAAAGAGGAATCTTCTGATGACAATGACGTAGGCGGTTGGACAGGTTGGACAGAGCAATTGTCAGATAGGAAAGAAGACAGTAGTATTGCTACAGCTAACCCTGGAGAAGGTGATGTTAATCAGGAGGGCCTGGACGAAGAAATGGAAGACGAGGATAGCAGGCCTGAAGATGACACTGAAGCTATGTTAAAGCTATTAGGCATTGATGTCAACACTGCGGCCAGTGATGAGGTTAAAGATACTTCAACATGGGTCAAATGGTTTGAAGAAGAGGTTTCTCGAGATCAAAATCAATGGATGCCTACTCGAAAAGCTGGTATTTATCTCTACGTTTACCATTATTAA